A DNA window from Plodia interpunctella isolate USDA-ARS_2022_Savannah chromosome 12, ilPloInte3.2, whole genome shotgun sequence contains the following coding sequences:
- the LOC128673991 gene encoding uncharacterized protein LOC128673991, protein MKLLWCCSVAALLTTVSAAATVDVEKTVKQVENILQANTDLPRLSRSEILQLLNDIRAEDAKSKSSSTESQEKISTTSRSYSAEENEIQPITKVPHIIDNVTTEKDPVVATSAPVVSFESTTKKGEPSVMVVLPYTPRDGSSLQELYTRPPRIEVLPESKVTPKPNKKVNSSKKLLQTLENNAKLASKQKLDISAELQAFLDAHGLKGKPGQDNFLLPLEGFKPLPPAKVVDGSVQLPENILLSYDLVPANSDISPVVDDGYPLSPNNYPFEPLRPELPFELDTASSEIKKTALPYDLPKHKNYDPIDYDSIKVIPLQQGISPVDADKSSRVNDANKRQANETTDTSTTTETSTTTTETTTLAENNLQNLVDESKNTADSAAADSDTDSGASIADLEDSFGGAAPEKPGDAILPPPRRNGFYWMLDWNSFLEVGDGDQKVNIRLEPKLGDPQMFLPVNVP, encoded by the coding sequence ATGAAGTTACTGTGGTGCTGCTCTGTTGCAGCATTATTGACGACAGTCTCAGCGGCGGCTACTGTAGATGTGGAGAAGACAGTGAAACAAGTGGAGAATATTTTACAAGCAAACACAGATTTACCACGACTATCAAGATCAGAAATTTTACAGTTACTAAACGATATAAGAGCAGAGGATGCGAAAAGTAAGTCTTCTTCGACCGAAtctcaagaaaaaatatcaacaactAGTAGGTCTTATAGTGctgaagaaaatgaaattcaaCCCATTACTAAAGTACCACATATAATCGATAACGTAACGACAGAAAAAGATCCCGTGGTAGCTACATCAGCACCGGTTGTATCATTCGAATCCACAACAAAAAAAGGTGAACCGTCAGTAATGGTAGTATTACCCTACACACCACGAGATGGTTCATCTTTACAAGAACTATATACAAGGCCACCAAGAATAGAGGTACTGCCAGAGTCGAAAGTTACTccaaaaccaaataaaaaggTGAATTCTAGTAAAAAGTTGCTACAGACTTTAGAAAATAATGCTAAACTTGCAAGCAAACAAAAACTGGATATATCGGCCGAGTTACAAGCTTTTCTTGATGCACATGGCTTAAAAGGAAAACCAGGTCAAGACAATTTTCTTTTGCCTTTAGAGGGTTTTAAACCTTTACCTCCAGCGAAAGTGGTCGACGGCAGTGTTCAGTTACCAGAAAATATCCTTTTGTCTTATGATTTGGTGCCAGCGAATTCCGATATAAGCCCTGTTGTCGATGATGGCTACCCTTTATCTCCTAACAACTATCCATTTGAGCCACTTCGCCCTGAATTACCTTTTGAATTAGATACAGCTTCTtccgaaataaagaaaacagcCCTTCCTTATGATTTGcctaaacataaaaattatgatcCTATCGACTATGATTCTATAAAAGTGATACCGCTGCAACAAGGAATTAGTCCGGTTGACGCCGACAAGAGTAGCCGGGTAAATGACGCGAACAAAAGACAGGCTAATGAGACCACTGATACTTCTACTACAACTGAAACGTCAACAACGACAACGGAAACAACTACATTAGCAGAGAATAATTTGCAAAACTTAGTGGATGAATCGAAAAATACAGCAGATTCTGCTGCGGCAGATAGTGATACAGATTCGGGAGCATCAATAGCTGACTTAGAAGATTCCTTCGGAGGTGCTGCACCAGAGAAACCGGGAGATGCAATACTACCTCCACCTAGAAGAAACGGCTTTTACTGGATGTTGGATTGGAATAGTTTTCTCGAAGTAGGCGATGGTGACCAAAAAGTCAACATAAGATTGGAACCAAAACTAGGCGACCCACAAATGTTTTTACCAGTAAATGTTCCATGA